The following are encoded together in the Cicer arietinum cultivar CDC Frontier isolate Library 1 chromosome 2, Cicar.CDCFrontier_v2.0, whole genome shotgun sequence genome:
- the LOC101502198 gene encoding uncharacterized protein isoform X2, producing the protein MGDFLSGLASSVTRDLVCGAVKELRYPCCFNNLVEELQNENDRVVETRNSVQDRIDRAKKQTKKTAGLVENWLKQANDDIDNVEELLKKAKTNKSFCFGRCPNWIWRYQLGRQLSERKRMIKIYNKEGSHYAEIERLTKLPGLGYFSSERCLKFDSRKYAYDQLVNALKNDKVNMIGLYGMGGCGKTTLAIDIGKRAKEENVFEEVIFVVVSSTVEIQKIQEDIAFWLECALEGKTEMQRAQRLHKRLIQEENILLILDNVWEPLDFVAIGVPSWKNHKGCKVLVTTRLENVCTRMDCQRMISLPLLTDEEAWGLFQIQAQISEATSDNLKHLARRISDKCEGLPVLITAVASTLKGKAEVEWKVALGRLENSKPLNIEKGLQNPYKCLQLSYDNLDMKEAKSLFLLCCVFPEEYEIPMEDLTRLAVGLGLVGEIHSHEGARNEVCAAKTKLVSSSLLLDAGEGKCVKMHDLIHKVALLIAEEEGKGIKCALEKDVTVEYSLLLRYLWCEKFPYQLDCSNLEFLCINTYSEVSDEIFKEMKRLRVLFLVNKGIERRPLLINSFQFQSLKNLCCLLLENWELGDISFLGDPKKLESLTLRKCSFLELPNVLITQLSSLRLLDLSECDMERNPFEVIGGHLQLEELYIDDCRSEWDSFNESTYELFSMFSVPRALQRYRIHLGTMFVGYEERLLNCRRTLFLSCFDTKNAAVKELAKKTEALLIANIQGGGAKTIIPDIFEIDVGGMNELIELMICTSKDIEHLVDIGNHLSRVGTLFSALRKLRIKCMEHLRSLYHGHPPSGLFEKLEELYIEECPQLHGTLFVWKLNLCSLKVLELYECTKLTSLVTHAVAQSLVQLERLEIFYCHALKHILADDNKEEISKNDDRLVFSKLKQLIVRRCKELEYIIPVTCAHGLLQLECLEIKFTPKLMYVFGQSNSKHDNQSHKEMKINLPALEKLTLSNMPNLISMCPNNFHLALPSLRQFTLQSCPEVAIMSINAYMVDVKGKQCDHNITEIKKEWSLKEVRAVEKHELVGRFLLAGPSIYEEQDPLRICLQKLSYTCSGLIQSMNLQNLEEIEVSGNQVQLQLQGEKYLNFLNLHLESNRLEGLTSIPSASLVNYNSGSFNLCILKRIILRSCSMLRTLFSPSTATHLISLEELTIEECHELRYLVTYGEAHEHKEEIICEDHVSQSYVATFPKLESITVVNCNLLEYLFHVSYAQGLVKLKDIEIRQTHGLMYVFGHSIHDIADVHSSHQYQNKIQIELPVLEKVELFSMPNMINIFPESYYMKCSSLQRIVMEDVGLSTLSVNNLMVHPTSSYLGHTSILDIVEAGTTNVQVLGSVAIWNSSKIKGIFHQDEHPMNRRQATSWLIDLNLVNLPELTYIWKGAKHFVTLQNLKFLYIWGCQKLKAIFSSAVSRSLPQLKILVILQCEGLEEIIEDSEELENTSNTATAPKVCFSKLKLLLVTQCNNLKRLFNLSASHEFPELEYLIINQDRNLEEVFECEQGMRERNVEVFLPELKHVILMQLPNLNNISQRIEIKTLTNLFVHNCPKLSLTSTTTIEDMLQSYNHDREIDFFVRCDLLYIRDIINKESAEKDQTESGSELPSFQANASSQIVLHNLTGSQDDYEYNKKLVVDQQSTNEPSFQDQRQELGETIVTAEVAQISIIPISDSVEDMAKESVQEGSTLEETTKSTLSVPTEVNGFGGLILTHSKPNGRDMFAQHSHVNESIQEGSNSMDKESGTSVVSIDNIEIPPELRAYKDFDDMDDAQVALVVEAIAIYPHLRKVYDKFSKRFQGWMLKTLADMLLFLRNESSVSITPQQEKDFHRLCDEAVQLGFDKSWVDGMRQRVIVRVPEVERALARLEELLKRHNQLTQELDEIKSEVNNLNDFVAAQKKCFDFL; encoded by the exons ATGGGCGACTTCTTGAGTGGTCTTGCATCTTCAGTTACAAGAGATTTGGTGTGCGGAGCAGTAAAAGAATTACGCTATCCTTGTTGCTTCAACAATCTGGTTGAAGAGCttcaaaatgaaaatgataGAGTTGTTGAAACAAGAAATAGTGTTCAAGACCGCATTGATCGAGCCAAGAAACAAACCAAAAAAACTGCTGGATTAGTTGAAAATTGGTTGAAGCAAGCTAACGATGACATTGACAATGTTGAGGAGTTACTCAAAAAGGCTAAGACAAACAAGAGCTTTTGTTTTGGGCGTTGTCCAAATTGGATTTGGCGATATCAGTTGGGCAGACAGTTATCAGAGAGAAAAAGAATGATTAAAATCTACAATAAAGAAGGTAGTCACTACGCAGAAATTGAAAGACTTACTAAACTTCCTGGCTTAGGATATTTTAGTTCGGAAAGATGTTTGAAGTTTGACAGTAGAAAATATGCTTATGATCAACTTGTGAATGCACTAAAAAATGACAAGGTTAACATGATTGGATTGTATGGTATGGGAGGATGTGGAAAAACCACATTAGCTATTGATATCGGAAAAAGAGCAAAGGAAGAGAATGTTTTTGAAGAagtgatttttgttgttgtgtctAGTACAGTTGAAATTCAAAAGATCCAAGAAGATATTGCATTCTGGCTAGAGTGTGCGTTGGAAGGAAAAACAGAAATGCAAAGAGCACAACGCTTGCACAAAAGATTAATTCAAGAAGAAAATATTCTTCTGATCTTGGATAATGTGTGGGAGCCGCTTGATTTTGTGGCCATAGGGGTTCCCTCTTGGAAAAATCACAAGGGATGCAAGGTTCTCGTCACAACGCGATTGGAGAATGTTTGTACTAGGATGGACTGCCAAAGAATGATTTCACTACCACTTTTAACTGATGAGGAAGCATGGGGTCTTTTCCAAATTCAAGCACAAATATCTGAAGCCACCTCTGATAACTTGAAGCATTTGGCTAGACGAATCTCCGACAAGTGTGAAGGATTACCTGTTTTAATTACAGCTGTGGCTAGCACTTTGAAAGGCAAGGCTGAAGTGGAATGGAAGGTTGCATTGGGTAGATTGGAAAACTCAAAACCATTGAATATTGAAAAAGGTTTGCAAAATCCTTACAAGTGTCTGCAGCTAAGTTATGATAATTTGGACATGAAAGAAGCCAAGTCACTTTTTTTGCTGTGTTGCGTGTTCCCTGAAGAATATGAAATTCCAATGGAAGATTTGACCAGACTTGCAGTAGGGCTAGGCCTGGTTGGAGAAATTCACTCGCATGAAGGGGCAAGGAACGAAGTGTGTGCGGCTAAAACTAAGCTCGTAAGCTCTTCTTTGCTGTTGGATGCCGGTGAAGGAAAATGTGTCAAAATGCATGACTTAATTCACAAAGTAGCTCTATTAATTGCTGAAGAGGAAGGTAAGGGGATCAAATGTGCATTGGAAAAGGATGTGACTGTGGAATACTCTTTATTACTAAGATATCTATGGTGTGAGAAATTTCCATATCAATTGGATTGTTCCAATCTTGAGTTTTTATGCATAAACACTTACTCAGAAGTCTCAGATGAAATTTTCAAGGAAATGAAAAGGCTTAGAGTTTTGTTTCTTGTCAATAAAGGCATTGAGAGGAGGCCACTATTAATAAATTCATTCCAATTCCAATCATTGAAAAATCTTTGCTGTCTACTTCTTGAGAATTGGGAATTAGGCGACATCTCATTTTTGGGAGATCCAAAGAAACTCGAAAGTCTGACATTGCGAAAATGTTCATTCCTTGAACTACCTAACGTTCTGATTACACAACTGTCAAGCTTGAGATTGTTAGATTTGTCAGAGTGCGACATGGAAAGGAATCCTTTTGAAGTGATTGGAGGACATCTGCAGCTGGAAGAGCTGTACATCGATGACTGTAGATCAGAATGGGACTCGTTCAATGAAAGCACTTATGAACTCTTTAGCATGTTTAGTGTCCCAAGGGCATTGCAAAGATATCGTATACATCTAGGAACCATGTTTGTAGGATATGAAGAAAGGCTTCTCAATTGTCGCAGAACTTTATTTCTTAGTTGCTTTGATACAAAAAATGCAGCAGTTAAGGAATTGGCTAAGAAAACTGAGGCTCTACTAATAGCAAACATTCAAGGAGGAGGTGCTAAAACCATTATCCCTGACATATTTGAAATAGATGTTGGAGGAATGAATGAACTAATTGAGCTTATGATATGCACTTCTAAGGACATAGAGCATTTGGTAGACATTGGCAATCATTTGAGTCGGGTTGGAACTCTTTTTTCGGCGTTGCGTAAGCTAAGAATTAAGTGCATGGAACATTTAAGATCTTTATACCATGGTCATCCTCCCAGTGGCCTTTTTGAAAAGTTAGAGGAGCTATATATAGAAGAATGTCCACAACTGCATGGCACCTTATTTGTCTGGAAGCTGAACTTGTGCAGTCTTAAGGTCTTGGAATTGTATGAATGTACAAAGCTAACATCTCTCGTCACACATGCAGTTGCTCAGAGTCTTGTACAGTTGGAAAGATTAGAAATATTCTATTGTCATGCGTTGAAGCATATACTAGCAGATGATAACAAAGAGGAGATAAGCAAAAATGATGACAGGTTGgttttctcaaaattaaaacaacTAATTGTTAGAAGATGCAAGGAGCTAGAATACATAATCCCAGTAACTTGTGCTCATGGCCTCCTACAATTAGAGTGtcttgaaataaaatttactcCTAAGTTGATGTATGTATTTGGTCAATCCAATTCCAAACATGACAATCAAAGTCACAAGGAAATGAAGATCAACCTTCCTGCTTTGGAAAAGCTTACTCTATCTAACATGCCAAATTTGATCAGCATGTGCCCAAATAATTTCCATCTAGCATTGCCATCTCTTCGTCAGTTTACTTTGCAGAGTTGTCCAGAGGTTGCCATCATGTCTATCAATGCTTACATGGTTGATGTGAAGGGAAAACAATGTGATCACAACATCACTGAG ATAAAAAAGGAGTGGAGTCTAAAAGAAGTTCGGGCAGTCGAGAAGCATGAGTTAGTAGGCAGATTTCTTTTGGCAGGACCATCCATTTACGAAGAGCAAGATCCATTGAGAATATGTTTACAAAAGCTAAGTTATACTTGTAGTGGTCTTATACAATCCATGAACCTCCAAAATCTTGAAGAAATAGAGGTAAGTGGAAACCAAGTACAACTTCAGCTGCAAGGTGAGAAGtatctaaattttttgaatCTTCATTTGGAATCCAATCGGTTGGAAGGTTTAACTTCTATCCCATCAGCATCCCTTGTGAATTACAACTCAG GGTCATTCAACCTGTGCATTCTTAAAAGGATTATACTAAGATCTTGTTCGATGTTAAGAACATTGTTTTCGCCATCCACTGCTACACACTTGATTTCATTGGAAGAATTGACGATAGAGGAATGCCATGAGTTGAGATATTTAGTAACTTATGGTGAAGCGCATGAACATAAAGAGGAAATAATCTGCGAAGATCATGTTTCACAGAGTTATGTTGCAACGTTCCCAAAATTGGAAagtattactgttgttaattgcAACTTGTTGGAATACTTATTCCATGTATCATATGCTCAAGGCTTAGTGAAGCTTAAGGATATTGAAATACGGCAGACACATGGTTTGATGTATGTATTTGGTCACAGCATTCATGACATTGCTGATGTTCATTCTTCTCATCAATACCAAAACAAGATCCAAATTGAGCTTCCTGTTTTGGAAAAAGTTGAACTCTTCAGTATGCCAAATATGATCAACATTTTCCCGGAAAGTTACTATATGAAATGCTCATCTTTGCAAAGGATTGTCATGGAAGATGTTGGACTGTCCACTTTGTCTGTTAATAATCTGATGGTTCATCCAACATCTTCTTATTTGGGCCATACTTCTATATTG GATATAGTGGAAGCGGGCACGACAAACGTGCAAGTGTTGGGATCTGTTGCTATTTGGAACAGCTCCAAAATAAAAGGCATTTTTCATCAGGATGAGCATCCTATGAACAGACGGCAAGCAACTTCATGGTTAATAGACCTGAACTTGGTAAATTTACCAGAGCTGACCTATATATGGAAGGGTGCCAAACATTTTGTGACTCTCCAAAATCTTAAATTTCTATACATTTGGGGTTGTCAAAAACTGAAAGCCATCTTCTCGTCCGCTGTCTCTAGAAGCTTACCTCAACTGAAGATCCTAGTAATACTGCAGTGTGAGGGATTGGAGGAAATCATTGAAGACAGTGAAGAGCTTGAAAATACATCAAACACTGCAACAGCTCCAAAAGTATGCTTCTCTAAACTAAAGTTGCTTCTTGTCACACAGTGCAATAACTTAAAGCGTCTGTTCAATCTCTCGGCATCACACGAGTTTCCAGAACTGGAGTATTTGATCATAAATCAAGATCGTAATTTGGAGGAAGTATTTGAATGTGAACAAGGTATGAGAGAAAGGAATGTAGAGGTTTTTCTTCCAGAGCTTAAACATGTAATATTGATGCAACTTCCCAACCTGAATAACATCTCTCAAAGGATTGAGATTAAGACTCTGACAAATCTTTTTGTGCACAACTGTCCAAAACTCTCATTAACTTCAACTACTACCATTGAGGACATGTTGCAGAGTTATAATCATG ATAGGGAAATTGATTTCTTTGTCCGTTGTGACTTACTCTACATACGCGATATTATAAACAAAGAGAGTGCTGAAAAAGATCAAACAGAATCTGGAAGTGAGTTACCTTCTTTTCAAGCCAATGCTTCTAGTCAAATTGTACTGCATAATTTAACTGGGTCACAAGATGATTATGAATACAACAAAAAa TTGGTGGTGGATCAACAATCAACCAATGAACCAAGTTTTCAGGATCAACGGCAAGAGCTTGGAGAAACAATAGTAACAGCTGAAGTTGCACAAATATCTATTATACCAATTAGCGAC AGTGTTGAGGACATGGCAAAGGAAAGTGTTCAAGAGGGATCTACATTAGAGGAAACTACAAAATCAACTTTATCAGTTCCTACAGAAGTTAATGGCTTTGGTGGTCTGATTTTAACTCACTCCAAGCCTAATGGCAGGGACATGTTTGCACAACATTCCCATGTTAATGAAAGTATTCAAGAAGGGTCAAACTCAATGGATAAAGAAAGTGGAACAAGTGTTGTTTCTATTGACAACATTGAGATTCCTCCAG AGTTGAGGGCATATAAGGACTTTGATGATATGGATGATGCACAAGTTGCTCTGGTTGTAGAGGCAATAGCAATCTATCCCCATCTTAGGAAAGTTTATGACAAGTTTAGCAAGCGTTTTCAAGGTTGGATGTTGAAAACTTTGGCGGATATGTTGTTGTTCCTTCGGAATGAAAGCTCTGTTAGTATTACTCCTCAGCAAGAAAAGGACTTTCATCGACTATGTGATGAAGCTGTTCAACTTGGATTTGACAAGTCATGGGTTGATGGAATGCGTCAACGTGTTATAGTCAGGGTTCCTGAGGTGGAACGTGCACTGGCACGACTCGAGGAGCTTCTTAAGAGACATAACCAGTTAACTCAGGAACTTGATGAGATAAAGAGTGAAGTTAACAATCTTAATGACTTTGTTGCTGCCCAGAagaaatgttttgattttttgtga